A portion of the Apus apus isolate bApuApu2 chromosome 3, bApuApu2.pri.cur, whole genome shotgun sequence genome contains these proteins:
- the PCARE gene encoding photoreceptor cilium actin regulator encodes MGCTPSHSDLANTIARSGLKALNKPKSVLRIEPGDKGIPLLVKGSSFYNIDELHQYGIQRKDYMGEKEDKLSEQEKNYNLQLPSKAHSDPQISREDKKIERTTIDAEVVMSELIESQNHITEAIQIRKQSSCESETTAFIWDDKIESNAKQMLKKGKKQKNNKLAKQGRPSKSKEKSILAPCETEKKIDFPDLLVKAHQSAYAYLNPSISKYETILHMASQATQTQLFLQQMVSFLVLRFDEINQLLEEIAKDGENLLKDVGGNLSWPAEKGDLKEQPDLLQQLLQYTVNKMHLLSGILASLTSSALQETCRYMQSAASNLEGKLKAKQSFDGRLQQVVRLLEASAVGSSQFHSDDRTLCSEDSGIGVDNESLKEFSVLSQHAGQASCDSCARGHLSQKHAKTVEHVCDGTVLLDTATSHDYALKRHFKDIFYSSVQSRGAASCQFGVPEGISTMSQYASLSKSHSYNFFQSDSIQEGEHLKICESTDFPSDCDEDDDQGSTQGEDDDNTSLSETGKGALLRRPLTSPAVTDNTQRQSINRTENADTEEIILKMKDAISEKIKFVPAKSRHKEWIEDESGRTVLTARPSTATGSQKTYRKQQRSRSEESLRSQGEDPTLLELQRTQKELSKRLEIFHDKDTDSNPEPWKSRTAPYLQDEQVTSRSSSKLKAFLSKNFNILPNQDKAVLFMVDRNPTHHLDVKRSRQPLTVTVPMQETSGGEPPGAQMLSGSCCAPRQSVKKLIETFSPTDDLLKAAPSRTLGPIKCTRKFELPVIPPTIPSQRGLAPLNIKHRISPVEGTNPSNNNRVSSGFPNAFPPAPAEELSKDTKEETDEDTENLPPPTTEMLMDTSFDLSEPEETAQIEANSSEDAKNPAKTEFHATKRSQVSPKIKGSLQSIDLLPSKNISGPRAIANKGLRNTGAGDKKLKRYSLELNPTNLHIPSQEEILATQRKEAADLYKQTHKIIPLQNPSEASKPDSNGSESKELSSPVTSVQHQKHNFSDLHGRNKKRSVFSRSVSPTRTPSSPTEKQFFSSPTHHRHSLQAFSNPQPRSPTMQKKPSSPSNPRMPSPPLQKKPLSPPPQRKPLSPPGRHKESSPTLQQLLGSSAYGQEASPPPFLITPSPPTSPSHSYKGPRAGLDAGEGYHLPSSKRGSNVRSIFCRATSSLFEAKPSLVPKKPAAEGTSPPEASLFSPKSSPLFRQSGDHTRKLSPGAANPQLFVKRSFSDRRPGVQFHLPPPVTSGSEPALNQANLEESPRKAGNSWNSPCVPEIKESNRSASHPELYVVGQGMQRE; translated from the coding sequence ATGGGTTGCACACCCTCTCACAGTGACCTTGCTAATACTATTGCAAGAAGTGGTCTTAAGGCTTTAAATAAACCCAAAAGTGTTTTGCGTATTGAGCCAGGAGATAAAGGAATACCTCTACTGGTTAAAGGTTCATCTTTTTACAATATTGATGAATTACACCAATATGGGATCCAGAGGAAAGACTAcatgggagaaaaggaggataaactgtcagagcaggaaaaaaattataatttgcaGTTACCTTCCAAGGCTCATTCAGATCCCCAGATTTCCAGGGAAGACAAGAAAATTGAGAGGACAACCATAGATGCTGAAGTTGTTATGTCTGAACTGATTGAGTCTCAAAACCACATCACTGAGGCCATACAGATCAGAAAGCAAAGCTCCTGCGAATCAGAAACAACAGCTTTCATTTGGGATGACAAGATTGAAAGCAATGCAAAGCAAATgctaaagaaaggaaagaagcaaaaaaataataagctgGCAAAGCAAGGTCGACCTAGCAAAAGTAAAGAAAAGTCCATTTTGGCACCATgtgagacagagaaaaagatAGATTTCCCAGATCTACTTGTTAAGGCTCATCAGAGTGCATACGCCTACTTAAATCCCAGCATCTCCAAGTATGAAACTATACTTCACATGGCCAGCCAGGCTACCCAAACTCAGCTCTTCCTACAGCAGATGGTAAGCTTTCTTGTGCTTCGCTTTGATGAAATCAATCAACTCCTGGAAGAAATTGCCAAAGATGGAGAAAATCTTCTCAAAGATGTAGGTGGGAATCTGTCATGGCCAGCAGAAAAAGGTGATTTAAAGGAGCAACCTGACCTTCTGCAACAACTACTGCAGTACACGGTcaataaaatgcatttactgAGTGGGATTCTGGCCTCGCTCACCTCCAGTGCCCTGCAGGAGACATGCAGATACATGCAGTCTGCTGCAAGCAACTTGGAAGGAAAGCTGAAAGCGAAGCAAAGCTTTGATGGGCGCTTGCAACAGGTCGTAAGGCTGCTTGAAGCCTCAGCAGTGGGATCCTCTCAGTTCCACAGTGATGACAGAACTCTCTGTTCTGAGGATAGTGGCATTGGCGTGGACAATGAATCCCTCAAGGAATTCAGTGTTCTCAGCCAGCATGCAGGACAAGCAAGCTGTGATTCCTGTGCACGTGGACATCTGTCTCAAAAGCACGCCAAAACAGTGGAGCATGTGTGTGATGGAACAGTGTTACTGGACACAGCCACATCCCATGATTATGCActcaaaaggcattttaaagatatattttattCATCCGTGCAGAGTAGGGGAGCCGcttcttgtcagtttggagtaCCAGAAGGCATTTCTACCATGTCCCAGTATGCAAGCTTGAGCAAAAGCCATTCTTATAACTTCTTCCAGTCTGATTCTATTCAGGAAGgtgaacatttaaaaatctgtgaatCAACAGATTTTCCTTCTGATTGTGACGAGGACGATGACCAAGGAAGCACCCAGGGGGAGGATGATGACAATACAAGTTTATCAGAAACAGGGAAGGGTGCTCTGCTGAGGAGGCCTCTGACTTCACCTGCAGTCACTGATAACACACAAAGGCAGTCCATCAATAGGACAGAGAATGCAGATACAGAGGAAATTATTCTGAAGATGAAGGATGCTATCAGTGAAAAAATCAAATTTGTCCCAGCTAAATCTAGGCATAAAGAATGGATAGAGGATGAGAGTGGAAGAACAGTTCTAACAGCAAGACCAAGTACAGCAACAGGCAGCCAGAAAACCTACAGGAAACAGCAACGGTCCAGGTCAGAGGAGTCCCTCAGAAGCCAGGGAGAGGATCCAACCCTCCTAGAGCTTCAGAGAACTCAAAAAGAGCTCAGCAAAAGGCTGGAAATATTTCATGACAAGGATACAGATAGCAATCCAGAGCCTTGGAAATCAAGAACAGCACCTTATCTGCAGGATGAGCAAGTTACATCTAGGTCCTCTAGCAAACTGAAGGCATTCCTCTCAAAAAATTTCAACATCCTGCCTAACCAGGATAAAGCCGTTTTATTCATGGTTGATCGAAATCCCACCCATCACCTGGATGTCAAAAGAAGCAGGCAGCCTTTAACAGTTACTGTGCCCATGCAGGAAACATCAGGAGGTGAGCCTCCTGGAGCACAAATGCtcagtggcagctgctgtgccccCCGACAGTCTGTCAAAAAGCTTATTGAAACATTCAGTCCTACTGATGATCTTCTGAAAGCTGCACCTTCAAGAACTTTAGGTCCAATAAAGTGCACCAGAAAATTTGAACTTCCAGTCATCCCACCTACCATTCCCTCTCAGAGAGGCCTGGCAcctttaaatattaaacatcGTATTTCGCCAGTAGAAGGAACAAATCCTTCAAACAACAACAGAGTTTCTTCAGGCTTTCCAAATGCCTttcctccagcaccagctgaaGAACTAAGCAAGGACACAAAGGAAGAGACTGATGAAGACACAGAGAATCTGCCACCACCAACAACTGAAATGTTAATGGACACTTCTTTTGACTTATCTGAGCCTGAAGAAACTGCACAAATAGAAGCAAACTCTTCAGAAGATGCCAAAAATCCTGCCAAAACAGAATTCCATGCTACTAAGAGATCACAGGTTTCCCCAAAAATTAAAGGCTCCCTTCAGTCCATTGACTTATTGCCAAGTAAAAATATCAGTGGCCCTAGAGCAATCGCTAATAAAGGTCTAAGGAATACTGGAGCAGGGGACAAGAAGCTGAAGAGGTACTCTCTGGAGCTGAACCCTACCAACTTGCACATACCTAGCCAGGAGGAGATATTGGCAACCCAGAGAAAAGAGGCTGCGGATTTGTACAAGCAAACCCATAAAATTATTCCTCTTCAAAATCCCAGTGAGGCTTCAAAACCAGACAGCAACGgctcagaaagcaaagagcTCAGTTCACCTGTGACTTCAGTGCAACACCAGAAGCACAATTTTTCTGATTTGCAtgggagaaacaaaaaaaggtcaGTTTTTTCCAGGAGCGTATCTCCAACAAGAACTCCTTCTTCACCAactgagaaacagtttttcagctCCCCAACACACCACAGGCACTCTCTGCAGGCTTTTAGCAACCCACAACCAAGATCACCCACCATGCAGAAGAAACCCAGTTCCCCCTCTAACCCCAGGATGCCCAGCCCACCTTTGCAGAAGAAGCCACTCTCTCCGCCACCACAGCGAAAACCTCTCAGTCCTCCTGGGAGGCACAAGGAAAGCTCACCAacgctgcagcagctgctgggctcctCAGCGTACGGCCAAGAGGCAAGCCCCCCTCCATTCCTCatcaccccctccccaccaacCTCCCCATCCCACTCCTACAAGGGGCCGAGAGCTGGGCTGGATGCTGGAGAGGGGTACCACCTTCCATCCTCCAAGAGGGGTAGCAATGTCCGTTCAATATTTTGCCGGGCCACTTCTTCCTTATTCGAAGCCAAACCTTCACTGGTACCGAAAAAACCTGCTGCAGAGGGGACCAGCCCGCCTGAAGCTTCGCTGTTTTCCCCAAAGAGCAGTCCACTTTTCCGGCAGTCCGGAGACCACACCAGAAAGCTGTCCCCGGGTGCTGCCAATCCTCAGCTGTTTGTGAAGAGAAGTTTCTCTGACCGCCGACCAGGGGTCCAGTTTCATCTTCCACCTCCGGTAACAAGTGGCAGTGAACCCGCACTTAACCAAGCCAA